In the Klebsiella aerogenes KCTC 2190 genome, one interval contains:
- the oppB gene encoding oligopeptide ABC transporter permease OppB: MLKFILRRCLEAIPTLFILITISFFMMRLAPGSPFTGERTLPPEVMANIEAKYHLNDPIMTQYFNYLKQLAHGDFGPSFKYKDYSVNDLVASSFPVSAKLGLAAFLLAVILGVSAGVIAALKQNTKWDYAVMGVAMTGVVIPSFVVAPLLVMIFAITLHWLPGGGWNGGALKFMILPMVALSLAYIASIARITRGSMIEVLHSNFIRTARAKGLPMRRIIFRHALKPALLPVLSYMGPAFVGIITGSMVIETIYGLPGIGQLFVNGALNRDYSLVLSLTILVGALTILFNAIVDVLYAVIDPKIRY, translated from the coding sequence ATGTTAAAATTCATATTACGTCGCTGTCTGGAAGCGATTCCGACGCTATTCATCCTTATTACTATCTCTTTCTTCATGATGCGCCTCGCGCCGGGCAGTCCTTTTACCGGTGAACGTACGCTGCCGCCGGAAGTCATGGCGAACATTGAAGCGAAATATCATTTAAACGACCCCATCATGACCCAGTACTTCAATTATCTGAAGCAGCTGGCGCACGGTGATTTTGGTCCTTCCTTTAAATATAAAGATTATTCGGTGAACGATCTGGTGGCATCAAGCTTCCCGGTTTCCGCCAAATTGGGCCTTGCCGCCTTTTTATTAGCGGTAATCCTGGGCGTCAGCGCCGGGGTTATTGCCGCGTTAAAACAAAATACCAAATGGGACTACGCGGTGATGGGGGTGGCAATGACCGGCGTCGTCATACCGAGTTTTGTGGTGGCGCCGCTATTGGTGATGATTTTCGCCATCACGTTGCATTGGCTGCCTGGCGGCGGTTGGAACGGCGGGGCGCTGAAATTTATGATCCTGCCGATGGTGGCGTTATCGCTGGCATATATTGCCAGTATCGCCCGTATCACCCGTGGATCGATGATTGAAGTTTTGCACTCCAACTTCATCCGTACCGCACGGGCGAAAGGCCTGCCGATGCGCCGAATTATCTTCCGCCACGCGCTGAAGCCTGCGTTGCTGCCGGTGCTTTCCTATATGGGGCCGGCATTCGTCGGCATTATCACCGGCTCAATGGTTATCGAAACGATTTACGGCCTGCCAGGTATTGGCCAGTTATTCGTCAACGGGGCACTTAACCGCGACTACTCGCTGGTGCTCAGCCTGACGATTCTGGTCGGCGCGCTGACCATTCTGTTTAACGCGATCGTCGACGTACTGTACGCCGTTATCGATCCGAAAATTCGCTACTGA
- the oppC gene encoding oligopeptide ABC transporter permease OppC has protein sequence MMLSKKNSEALEHFSEKLEVEGRSLWQDARRRFMHNRAAVASLIVLVIIALFVTIAPMLSQFSYFDTDWGMMSNAPDMESGHYFGTDSSGRDLLVRVAIGGRISLMVGVAAALVAVILGTLYGSLSGYLGGKVDSVMMRLLEILNSFPFMFFVILLVTFFGQNILLIFVAIGMVSWLDMARIVRGQTLSLKRKEFIEAAQVGGVSTANIVIRHIVPNVLGVVVVYASLLVPSMILFESFLSFLGLGTQEPLSSWGALLSDGANSMEVSPWLLLFPAGFLVVTLFCFNFIGDGLRDALDPKDR, from the coding sequence ATGATGTTAAGTAAGAAAAACAGCGAGGCGCTGGAGCACTTCAGTGAGAAGCTGGAAGTTGAGGGCCGTAGCCTGTGGCAGGATGCGCGTCGTCGCTTTATGCATAACCGCGCGGCGGTGGCCAGCCTGATTGTGCTGGTGATTATTGCACTGTTTGTGACTATCGCTCCAATGCTGTCGCAGTTCTCCTATTTCGATACCGACTGGGGGATGATGTCCAATGCCCCGGATATGGAGTCTGGTCACTATTTTGGTACCGATTCATCCGGCCGCGACCTGCTGGTGCGCGTGGCGATTGGCGGGCGCATATCGCTGATGGTTGGCGTTGCCGCGGCGCTGGTGGCGGTGATCCTCGGTACTCTCTATGGTTCGCTTTCCGGCTATCTCGGCGGCAAAGTGGACTCGGTGATGATGCGTTTACTGGAAATCCTCAACTCCTTCCCGTTTATGTTCTTCGTGATCCTGCTGGTTACCTTCTTTGGCCAGAACATCCTGCTCATCTTTGTGGCGATCGGGATGGTGTCGTGGCTGGATATGGCGCGTATCGTACGCGGTCAGACCCTGAGTCTGAAACGTAAAGAGTTCATTGAAGCCGCGCAGGTCGGCGGAGTCTCTACCGCGAATATCGTTATTCGTCATATCGTGCCGAACGTGCTGGGTGTAGTTGTGGTTTACGCATCATTGTTGGTACCTAGCATGATTCTGTTCGAATCCTTCCTGAGCTTCCTCGGCCTTGGGACCCAGGAGCCGCTGAGCAGTTGGGGCGCATTACTCAGTGATGGCGCCAACTCAATGGAGGTATCGCCGTGGCTGTTGCTGTTCCCTGCCGGGTTCCTGGTGGTAACGCTGTTTTGTTTTAACTTTATCGGCGATGGCCTGCGTGATGCCCTCGACCCGAAAGACCGCTAA
- the oppA gene encoding oligopeptide ABC transporter substrate-binding protein OppA, whose translation MTIITKKSLVAAGILSALITANVAMAADVPAGVQLADKQTLVRNNGAEVQSLDPHKIEGVPESNVNRDLFEGLVIGDLNGHPVPGVAESWDNKDFKVWTFHIRKDAKWSDGSPVTAQDFVYSWQRLADPKTASPYASYLQYGHVANVDEIIAGKKPATDLGVKAIDDKTFEVTLSEPVPYFYKLLVHPSVSPVPKAAIEKYGEKWTQPANIVTNGAYKLKDWVVNERIVLERNTNYWDNAKTVINQVTYLPISSEVTDVNRYRSGEIDMTYNNMPIELFQKLKKEIPKEVHVDPYLCTYYYEINNQKAPFTDVRVRTALKLALDRDIIVNKVKNQGDLPAYSYTPPYTDGMKLVEPEWFKWSQEKRNEEAKKLLAEAGYTADKPLTFNLLYNTSDLHKKLAIAVASIWKKNLGANVKLENQEWKTFLDSRHQGTFDVARAGWCADYNEPTSFLNTMLSDSSNNTAHYKSPAFDKIIGDTLQVTDEAKRAELYAQSEQQLDKDSAIVPVYYYVNARLVKPWVGGYTGKDPLDNIYVKNLYIIKH comes from the coding sequence ATGACCATCATCACTAAAAAAAGTCTGGTAGCGGCGGGAATTTTATCTGCGCTAATCACCGCAAATGTTGCTATGGCAGCGGATGTTCCTGCCGGGGTGCAACTGGCGGATAAACAAACGCTGGTGCGTAATAACGGGGCAGAGGTGCAATCTCTGGATCCGCATAAAATTGAAGGTGTACCGGAGTCCAACGTTAACCGCGATCTGTTTGAAGGGTTAGTGATTGGCGATCTTAACGGCCATCCTGTGCCTGGCGTTGCCGAATCGTGGGATAACAAAGATTTTAAAGTCTGGACTTTCCATATTCGCAAAGATGCCAAATGGTCTGATGGTTCGCCGGTTACCGCGCAAGATTTCGTTTATAGCTGGCAGCGTCTGGCCGACCCGAAAACAGCATCACCGTACGCCAGCTATCTCCAGTACGGCCATGTCGCCAACGTCGATGAGATTATCGCCGGCAAAAAACCAGCAACCGATCTCGGCGTCAAAGCGATCGACGACAAAACCTTTGAAGTCACCCTGAGCGAGCCGGTCCCTTATTTCTATAAACTCCTTGTCCATCCATCCGTTTCCCCAGTACCAAAAGCCGCCATCGAAAAATATGGTGAAAAATGGACTCAGCCGGCGAATATCGTCACCAACGGCGCCTATAAACTAAAAGATTGGGTGGTGAACGAACGTATTGTGCTCGAGCGTAATACGAATTACTGGGACAACGCTAAAACGGTTATTAACCAGGTAACTTACCTGCCAATTTCTTCTGAAGTTACCGATGTGAACCGCTACCGCAGCGGCGAAATCGACATGACCTATAACAACATGCCGATTGAACTGTTCCAGAAGCTGAAAAAAGAGATCCCAAAAGAAGTTCACGTCGATCCTTATCTGTGTACTTATTATTACGAAATCAATAACCAGAAAGCGCCATTTACCGATGTACGCGTCCGTACCGCGCTTAAGCTGGCGCTGGATCGCGATATTATCGTCAATAAAGTGAAAAACCAGGGCGATCTGCCGGCTTACAGTTACACCCCGCCATACACCGACGGCATGAAACTCGTTGAACCCGAGTGGTTCAAATGGTCTCAGGAAAAGCGTAATGAAGAAGCGAAAAAATTACTGGCGGAAGCCGGTTATACCGCTGATAAGCCGCTGACCTTTAACCTGCTGTATAACACTTCCGACTTACATAAAAAACTGGCTATTGCCGTGGCGTCCATCTGGAAGAAAAACCTTGGCGCTAACGTTAAGCTGGAAAATCAGGAGTGGAAAACCTTCCTCGACAGCCGCCATCAAGGCACCTTTGACGTCGCCCGCGCCGGCTGGTGTGCTGATTACAATGAGCCGACATCGTTCCTGAACACCATGCTCAGCGACAGTTCTAACAACACGGCGCATTATAAGAGCCCGGCATTTGATAAGATCATCGGCGATACCCTGCAGGTCACCGATGAAGCGAAACGCGCAGAGCTGTACGCGCAGTCGGAGCAACAGTTGGATAAAGATTCCGCGATTGTTCCGGTTTACTACTATGTGAACGCGCGCCTGGTTAAACCGTGGGTTGGCGGTTATACCGGTAAAGACCCGTTGGATAATATTTACGTGAAGAACCTATATATTATCAAACATTAA